A region of Flavobacterium album DNA encodes the following proteins:
- a CDS encoding cell division ATP-binding protein FtsE codes for MSQPVLSLQNVTIYQDSNAVLSDISLEVNHGEFLYLIGKTGSGKSSFMKLLYADLKLKEGEGSFVDYDLKTLKERDIPYLRRKIGIVFQDFKLLPDRSVFDNLHFVLKATGWSDKEEMKVKIDEVLDKVGMRNVSNKMPHQLSGGEQQRIAVARALLNDPEVILADEPTGNLDPQTSVEVMQLLREINQNGKTIIIATHDYALLMKFPSKTLKCEDGTIFEVVQRTV; via the coding sequence ATGTCCCAGCCCGTACTTTCGCTTCAAAATGTTACTATATATCAGGATAGCAATGCTGTATTATCTGATATCAGCCTTGAGGTAAACCACGGCGAGTTCCTTTATTTAATTGGGAAAACCGGTTCGGGGAAAAGCAGCTTCATGAAACTGCTGTATGCCGACCTTAAGCTCAAGGAAGGCGAAGGCTCGTTTGTGGACTATGACCTGAAAACCCTGAAGGAGCGTGACATACCGTACCTCCGCAGAAAGATAGGAATCGTATTCCAGGATTTTAAACTGCTGCCGGACAGAAGCGTGTTTGATAACCTGCACTTTGTACTGAAGGCCACCGGCTGGAGCGACAAAGAAGAAATGAAGGTAAAAATAGACGAAGTGCTAGACAAAGTAGGCATGAGGAATGTTTCCAATAAAATGCCGCACCAGCTCTCCGGTGGTGAGCAGCAGCGTATTGCCGTGGCCCGCGCCCTGCTGAACGACCCTGAGGTTATCCTTGCCGATGAGCCTACCGGAAACCTGGACCCGCAAACCAGTGTGGAAGTGATGCAACTTCTCCGCGAGATCAACCAGAATGGTAAGACCATCATCATCGCTACGCACGATTATGCCCTGCTGATGAAATTTCCATCGAAAACGCTTAAATGCGAGGACGGGACAATATTTGAGGTGGTACAGCGGACGGTTTAA